The Streptomyces bacillaris sequence TCGACCCCACCGCGGACTACGTGTTACGCGAACTGACGGATCGAGGCGTTCCGTTCTGGCGTACGGACCTGGCGGACTTCCCCGGCCGGTCGACGCTCACCGCCGAGTTACGGACCGAGGGCCGATGGGGCGGAAGGATGGGCGACGAGCTGCGCGGCGTGGACCTGTCCGAGGTCCGCTCGGTGTGGTGGCGCAAGCCCACTTCCTACTCCTTCCCCGACACCATGAGCGAGCCCGAACGCCGGTTCGCCGCGTCGCAGGCCAAGGGGGCGGTACCAGGCGTGCTCGGCTCTCTCCCCGGCGTCCTGTGGGTCAACCGCCCGGAGCGGAACGCCGACTGTACGAAGCCGGTGCAGCTTGCCGTCGCGGCTCGGGCAGGGCTGCGCGTGCCGGAGACACTCATCACCAACGACCCCGCCGCCGTGGCCCCGTTCGCCGCCCGGTGCGGAGGGCACATCGTGACCAAGGTGTTCGGCAGCATCGTCCACACCGAGGGCGGCAAGCGCGGTCAGCTCTGCACCCGGCGCGTTCCGCCCGACCAGTACGACAACCCGCGCATCGGGCTCACCGCCCATCTGTTCCAGCGGGAGATCACGGCGAAGGCGTACGAGATCCGGGTGACCGCCGTAGCCGGAACGCTCTTCCCCGTCGCCCTCCACGCCCCCGACGGACCGGCCCGCCTCGACTGGCGCCGTGATTCCTCGTCGCTCACCCACACACCTGTCGATCTGCCGCACGATGTCGTCCGCGGCATACACACCATGCTGGGCGGCCTGGGTCTCGTCTACGCAGCACTCGACCTCATCGTCGACAGCGACGGCACTCACTACCTGATCGACGTGAACCCCGGCGGACAGTGGGCGTGGATCGACCTGACTCGCGAGTCGATCACGCACGCTCTCGCCGACCTCCTGGAGAAGGGCACCCTGTGACCACCGACCCCGACCTCGCACAGGCCACCACCAGGCGCGCCGCACTCGTCCAGGCCTTGGCCGACTCCGGTGACCTGACCGACCCCGCCTGGCGGGCGGCGTTCGAAAGAGTCCCCCGGCACGTGTTCGTCCCGTACTTCTACGACCACACGGGCCGCCGGATCTCGGCGCACGACGCCGACACACGTGACGCATGGTTCGACGCCGGGCATGAGGACCGGGCCCTGGTCACCCACCGGACCGGCGGTGCGGCCACGTCGTCGAGTTCCCAACCGTCGGTCATGGCCATCATGTTGGAGGCCCTTCGAGTGGAGGACGGGGTGGGCATGAAGGTGCTGGAGATCGGCACCGGCACCGGCTACAACGCCGCGCTCCTGACGCACCGCCTCGGCAACGACTCCGTGGTCACGGTCGACACCGAACCCGATCTCATCGCCGCGGCCCGCACCCGTCTCACCGAGACCGGCTACGAACCGAACGTCGTCCTCGCCGACGGCACACACGGCCACCCGGACCTCGCCCCGTACGACCGGATCATCGCCACGTGCCGTATCGACTCCGTACCACCGGCGTGGCTTCGCCAACTCACCGACGGAACCGGATCGGACGCCGGGCAGATCCTCGCCCCGCTGGGCAACGCCCTGGTCCGCATCCACAGAACAGGCGGCCCGCTCCAGGCCGAGGGGCGCTTCCTCCCGGGAGGGGCCTACTTCATGCCCATCAGGCACGGCACGGCCGACGGCATCCCGGTCCGGCGCCCCGCCCTCCCGACCGGCAAGGCCCGCCGCACGGATGTGCCCGTATCCGCACTGGCCGACAACGCGTACCGCTTCCTGCTGAGCATCGTCGAACCCCACCTCGACTGGCAGTACGACCTGGACGACACCGGAAAACCGACCGCCGCCCGCGTCTGGTCCCCCGATGGCACCATCGCCGCGCTCCACCCCGACGGCACCGTCACCGAGGCAGGCCCCCGCTCCCTCTGGTCCCGGCTCGAAGAGGCGTACCGCGTCTTCACCGAGCACGACGGGCCGGGCCCCGAGCGGTACGGTCTCACCGTCGATCACGAGGCCCAGCGCGTATGGCTCGACGGACCGGGCGGCCCGTGCTGGAGCCTCCGCCCGTAGGGAGGCTGTAGCGATCGGTCGTAGGGAGGCCGTGGCCACCGCCCGCGATCGGTACGGTGGCCGCTCGGCCCCGGCTCAGCTCCGGATGCCCTCCGCCCGCAGCCGCGCCCGTACGCTCTCCCACGACGGGTCCACCGGTGTGAGGTGGTGGTCGCCCACGCGGGTGTCCTTGAAGCCGCTGGATGTGGTGACGCAGACCACCGGGCCCTCGATGGTCTCGTCGTCCGGCAGGGTGCGCAGGCCCGCGAGGCCGCCGCGGCGGACAGCTCCACCCACAGGCCCTGGCCGGCGAGTTCCGCCTGGGCGCGGTGCATCGCCTCGTCGTCGACCGTCAGCGCGCGGCCTCCGCTGCCGGTGATCGCGCGCACTCCGCGGTAGCTGTTCACGGGGCAGGCGATGCCGTACGCCTCCGTCTCCGCCACCTCGACCCTGGTGGCGGGCAGGCCCTGCCGCAGAGCCGCCGCGAGCGGGCCCCCGGCGGCCGGTTCGCAGCTGAACAGGCGGGGGACGCGGCAGAGGAGGCCGAGACGGTGGAGCTCCGTGAACCCCTTCCAGATGCCGAAGAGCAGCTCGCCGTAGCCGGTGGGCACGAAGACCGCGCCCGGGTCCACGATGTCGGCCGCGATCTCGTACGCGACCGTCTTGTACCCCTCGGCCCCGAAGGCGTGCCCGGTGTGGAACGGGGTGAGGTTGCTGACGGGGTGGAAGCCCAACTCCTCGACGATCCGCTCGGTCAGCGGCCATCGGCGGGCGGTCTCGACGGGCAGTACCACCGCCCCGTACGCGCTGAGGAACGACGCGACGGCGGGCGGCAGTTCGGACGAGCCGAGCACCACACAGCGCAGCCCGGCCCGCGCCGCGTACGCCGCCGCGGAGGCTCCGTGGTTGCCGGAGGAGGCCACGACCACGCCCGGAGCGCCCGCGGCCACGGCGGCGCTCACCGTGATGCGGTTGAGCCGGTCCTTGTGGCTCCATGTGGGGTTGCGCGACTCGTCCTTGACGTACGCCCCGTCACCGATCGCGATCAGCGGGGTTCCGCCCTCACCCAGTCCGGGCGCGGCCAGCGGCGGCAGCAGGGGAGCCCAGCGGTCCAGGCCGGAGCGCGGCCGCCCCTGTCCGGTGATGAAGTCGGACGTCACGCCTGTGTAGTCGTAGTCGATCTCCAGGGGGTACGACATGGCGTCCGAGCTGGTCCGGGGGCAGCCGTGCGTCAGCGGCGGCCACAGCGGATAGCTGATGTCCGGGTCGCCCAGGGAACGTTGACCGGTGGCCAGGGAAATCGTGGTCATGGTTCCGAAGTCCAGGAACTCAGGAACCGCAGGCTCCCCGGTACCGCCCCGGCGAGTAGAGGTGGCTGTCCCGGAACTGTTCCGCGCCCAGCGTCCGCCCCACCATGATGACCGCCGTCCTGATCACGCCCGCCGCCTTCACCTGCCCGGCGATCGAGTCCAGCGTGCCCCGCAGCACGATCTCGTCCGGGCGGGACGCCATCGCGACCACCGCGGCCGGGCAGTCGGCCCCGTAGTGCGGCAGCAGCTCCTCCACCACCCGGTCCACGTAGCGGGCCGCCAGGTGGAGGACGATCAGGGCGCCGCTGCGGCCCAGGGTGGCCAGGTCCTCGCCGGGGGGCATGGCGGTGGCGCGCTGGGCGATGCGGGTCAGGATCACCGTCTGGCCGACCGTGGGGACCGTCAGCTCGCGCTTCAGGGAGGCGGCCGCGGCGGCGAAGGCGGGGACGCCGGGGACGATCTCGTACGGGATTCCCGCCTCGTCCAGGCGCTTCATCTGCTCGTTCACCGCGCTGAAGACCGACGGGTCCCCCGAGTGCAGCCGCGCCACGTCGTGGCCGTCCGCGTGGGCCCGGACCAGTTCGGCGGTGATCTGCTCGATGTCCAGGTCCGCCGTGTCGACCAGGCGGGCGCCCTCCGGGCACTCGGCCAGCAGATCGACCGGGACCAGGCTGCCCGCGTACAGGCAGACCGGGCTGGCGGCGAGCAGGCGGGCGCCGCGCACCGTGATCAGGTCGGCGGCACCCGGGCCCGCGCCGATGAAGTACACGGTCATGGTCCATCTCCAATGTGCGAACGTGCTTCTGAGGCCGAGGGTTTGCGTACGGACCACTGCGTCACCGGCATCGCCTGCCGCCAGCCCGTGAACCCGCCCACCGGGACCGCGTGCGCCACCGCCAGCCGGGTCAACTCCCCGCCGTACGACCGGTATCGCTCCCCCAGCAGCGCCTCCGACTCCAGCGTCACCGTGTTCGCCACCAGCCGGCCCCCAGGCCGCAGCGCCTCCCAGCACGCGTCCAGCAGGCCCGGGGCCGTCAGGCCGCCGCCGATGAACACCGCGTCGGGCAGGTCGAGTTCGGCCAGGGCGGCGGGGGCCGGGCCGGTGACGACGTGCAGTGCCGGGACCCCCAGGCGGTCCGCGTTCCGTGTGATCCGCTCCGCCCGCACCGGGTCCCGCTCCACGCTCACTGCGCGGCAGGTGCGGTGCGAACGCATCCACTCGATCGCGATCGAGCCCGAGCCGCCGCCCACGTCCCACAGCAGTTCCCCGGGCGCGGGCGCCAGGGTCGCGAGCGTGGCCGCCCGGATGTGGCGCTTGGTGAGCTGGCCGTCGTGTTCGTACGCCTCGTCCGGCAGGCCCGGGACCGTGCCCAGCCGCAGCGCGTCCGCCGTCGCCCGGCACTCGACCGCGATGACGTTCAGGCGGTCGCCGGGGGCGTGCGCCCAGCTCTCGGCGGTGCCGTCCGCGTACGCCTCCGCCTCGCTGCCCAGCTGTTCCAGCACCCGCATCCGGCTCGGGCCGAAGCCATGGGAGGTCAGGAGCGCCGCCACCGTGGCGGGCGTCGTCGCGTCCGCGCTCAGGACCAGCAGTCTCCGGCCCTCGTGGAGGGAGAGCGCGAGCCGCGCCGCCGGGCGGCCCACCAGCGTCACGACCTCCGTGTCCTCCAGGGGCCAGCCCAGCCGCGCGCAGGCGTACGAGACCGAGGACGGGTGCGGCAGCACGCGCAGCGCCCCCGCCTCCAGCCCCACCGGTCCCAGCTCCTCCGCGAGCGCGCGCCCGATCCCGTAGAACATCGGGTCCCCGCTCGCCAGCACCGCGATCCGGCGCTCCCCGTGCTCGGCCAGCAGCCGGGGCACGGCGGGGCGCAGCGGCGACGGCCACGCCACCCGCGCGCCCGCGCACTCCGGCGGGAGCAGGTCCAGCTGGCGCGCCCCGCCGATCAGCACCTCCGCCTCCCGCAGCGCCCCGCGCGCTCCGGCGGACAGGCCCGCCCAGCCGTCCGCCCCGATCCCCACGACGGAGACCGGGTGCGCCGGCGGAACGGAGGCGGGACGGGCGGTGGACACAGGCGGACGACCTCGATCACGGGGGACTGGCGGGCAGGCGCGGGCGGACAAGTGGGCAGGCTCGACGTTGCCGCACTTTACTGAACGCGCTGTTCCGGGCCCTCCAGCGGGTGAATCAGTGGCGGATCTGCGGGTGAATCCGGAAAGGAATCGCGCGTCGTGTCGAGAATCCCCTCCCCGCGCCGACGTCCCCTGTGCAAGGGGAAGAGAGAGCGATGGAGGAGGCGACGGTCATGAAGTATCTGGTGATGGTCCAGGGCAGCCAGGCCGACTACGACGCGCAGTCCGGCAAGGGGTCCCCGGGCAGTCCCGTCTGGGACGAGAAGGCCATGCAGGAGATGTTCGCCTACATGGGCAGCATCAACGACGACCTCGCCGAGACGGGCGAGCTGGTGACCGGGTACGGGCTCCGGGAGCCCGCGCAGGGGCGGGCCGTCAGCGTCGACGCCGAGGGGCGGCCGGTGGTCTCGGACGGGCCGTACAGCGAGACGAAGGAGTTGCTCGCCGGGTTCTGGATCCTCGAGTGCGAGAGCCTGGAGCGGGTGACCGAGATCGCGGCCCGCGTGGCGCGCTGTCCGCAGCCTGCCGGGGCGCCCGAGTACCCGGTGCTCATCCGTACCGTCGACGGCGGTATCGACGACTGAACCGCACGGAACAGGGAGACGGATGGACCGGAGCGACGGAGCGTCCGCATCGATCGAGGACCTGCTGCGCCTGCACGCGCCGCAGGTCCTCGGCGCGCTCGTCCGCCGTTACGGGCACTTCGACCCGGCCGAGGACGCCGTCCAGGAGGCCCTGATCGCCGCCGCCGAGCAGTGGCCGGAGGAGGGCGTGCCCGGCAATCCGCGCGGCTGGCTGATCCGGGTCGCCTCCCGCCGCCTCACCGACCGGCTCCGCAGCGACACGGCCCGCCGACGGCGCGAGGAGACCGCGGCCGCCCTGACCCCGGCCGACGCGTTCGTCGCCCCGCCGCCCGGAGAGGGCCTCGCCGGGCCGGGCGGCCGGGCGCCCTCCGAGGACGACACCCTCACCCTCCTCTTCCTCTGCTGCCACCCCGCCCTCTCCCCCGCCGCCCAGATCGCGCTCACCCTGCGGGCGGTCGGCGGGCTCACCACGGCGGAGATCGCCCGCGCCCATCTGGTCGGGGAGGCGACGATGGCGCAGCGGATCAGCCGGGCCAAGCGGGCGGTGCGGGGTGCGGAGTTCCGGGCGCCGGAGCCCGAGGACCGGGACCGGCGGCTCGCGGCCGTCCTCCAGGTCCTCTACCTGATCTTCAACGAGGGGTACACCGCCACCGCGGGCCCCGAACTCCACCGCACCGACCTGGCCCGCGAGGCGATCCGGCTCACCCGTGCCGTACGCCGGCTCCTCCCGCGCGAAGGGCGCGTGACCGGGCTGCTGGCGCTCATGGTCCTCACGGAGGCGCGCACCCCGGCGCGCACCGGCGCCCACGGTGAGCTGATCCCCCTCGACGAGCAGGACCGCTCCCTCTGGGACCGTACGGCCATCGCGGAAGGCACCGCCCTCGCAGAGGAGGCGCTCACCCAGGGGCCCGCCGGTGACTACCAGCTGCAGGCCGCCATCGCCGCCCTGCACGACGAGGCCGGGCGCGCCGAGGACACCGACTGGCCGCAGATCCTCGCCCTGTACGACCACCTCGTCCGCCGCACGCCCGACCCCGCCGCCGCGCTGGGGCGGGCGGTGGCCGTCGCCATGGTGCACGGGCCGCGCGCCGGACTGGCGGAGGTCGACGCACTGGCGGAGTCCCTGCCCGGGGAAGGCAGCTACCGGCTCGATGCCGTACGCGCCCATCTCCTGGAGCGAGCAGGGGAGTTGCAGGCAGCCCGGACCGCCTACCTCACCGCCGCCGAGCACACCCTCAGCCGGCCCGAGGCCTGCTACCTGCGCGAGCGCGCGGACCGGATCGACAGCTAAGTGCCGCCCCCGGTCGGGCCGTTCACTCCCGCCGCCCGAAGAACTCCACCTCGGCCAGCGCCGTCCGCCGGTCCTCCCCCGCCCCGTACGCCGCGTCGACCGTGATCCGCGCCCGTACCGTCCCCGATCCCCGTACGTTGAAGGTCTGCTGGCCCGCCTGGTCGCGCAGCCGCAGCGTCCGGCTGCTCTTCTCCCCGTCCCGCGAGGTCAGTTCGACGGTGATCCGGGCCGGGCGGCCCTGTGTGAGGAACTCGTCCTTGCGCGCCGACGTCCCCGAGAACACCACGATCTTCATCATCCGCACCGGCTGCGCGAAGTCCGCCTCCAGATACTCCCCGACGCCGTCCCCGGCCTTCTCCGGCGCCCAGTAACGGTTGTTGAACCCGTCGAACGCGGCCGCCGCCGGGTGCTCCCCCGCCTCGCTGGACGCGCGGTACGCGGCGGGCGGCAGCGACTCCGGCGTGCCCGTCTCCTCCTTGGCGAAGCCCAGCAGCCCCGACAGGTGCGGCAGCGCGAACCAGACCCCCACCGCCAGCAGGATCAGCACCACCGGCAGCCCGACCCTCGGCCGCCGCCACCCGCGCCGGGGCCGCGACCCCGCCGTGTGCGTCCTCCGGGACCGCGCCCGCCGCCCGCTCAGCAGCCGCCGCCACCACGGCGGGCGGGCGGCCGGAGCCGGGCCGGGGTCCAGGACGAGCGCGCAGCGAATGCAGAGGGTGCGGTCGGGGGCGTTCTCCGTACGGCAGTTGGGGCAGATGCGCGGTGCGCCGAGGGGGTGGGGGTCCGTCGCTCCTGTGGTGGGTGCCGGTGGCCGCCGTCCTCCGTCCGGCCAGGCATCGGGGCCGGGCGCCGGACCGGGCGGCTCCTCTCCCGGGCGGCGGGGAGCGGCTGTTTCGGGGGGCGGGGGCGGGGGTGGGGGTTGCGGTGAAGGTGGCGGTACGGGGGTGGGTGCGGCAGGCGGTACGGGTGGGGGTACGGATCCGAGCCCTGGAGGCGTCACGGGCGCGGGAGCGGGTGGCGTCGCGGCGGGGCGCGGAGGCGCGGGCGGGGTGACGGGAGGGGGCGCGGGGGTTACGGGAACGGGCGCGGGCGCACCCGGGGACGGGGGTGCGGACGGGGGTACGGGAGCGGGCCCCGAGCCCGAAGCGTGCCTCGGTACGGAACCCGAAGCGGAAGCAGAACCGGAGCCCGAAGCGGGACTCGCCGAAGGCCCGGACACAGGCGCCCCAGAGGTCGAGGCAGGCCCGGGCGGCGCCCCAGGCCCCGCCTCCGGAGAAGCACCCGGCCCCGCAGAGGCCCCCGTTCCCTCCTCCTCCCACCCCAGAAACGCCTCGCAGGCCGCGCAGAACTCCCGCCCCCGCGCGTTCCGGTGCCCGCACTCCTCGCAGATCACCGCTCACCATCGCCTTCCCCGTCGGGAGGCAGCACGTCAGGAGGCAGCAGCTCCAGCGTGAACCCGACGTGCGCCGGGACCTCCGCACCGTGGGCCTGCGCGGAGTGACCGTGCTCGT is a genomic window containing:
- the cobM gene encoding precorrin-4 C(11)-methyltransferase, with amino-acid sequence MTVYFIGAGPGAADLITVRGARLLAASPVCLYAGSLVPVDLLAECPEGARLVDTADLDIEQITAELVRAHADGHDVARLHSGDPSVFSAVNEQMKRLDEAGIPYEIVPGVPAFAAAAASLKRELTVPTVGQTVILTRIAQRATAMPPGEDLATLGRSGALIVLHLAARYVDRVVEELLPHYGADCPAAVVAMASRPDEIVLRGTLDSIAGQVKAAGVIRTAVIMVGRTLGAEQFRDSHLYSPGRYRGACGS
- a CDS encoding YciI family protein codes for the protein MKYLVMVQGSQADYDAQSGKGSPGSPVWDEKAMQEMFAYMGSINDDLAETGELVTGYGLREPAQGRAVSVDAEGRPVVSDGPYSETKELLAGFWILECESLERVTEIAARVARCPQPAGAPEYPVLIRTVDGGIDD
- a CDS encoding RNA polymerase sigma factor, translated to MDRSDGASASIEDLLRLHAPQVLGALVRRYGHFDPAEDAVQEALIAAAEQWPEEGVPGNPRGWLIRVASRRLTDRLRSDTARRRREETAAALTPADAFVAPPPGEGLAGPGGRAPSEDDTLTLLFLCCHPALSPAAQIALTLRAVGGLTTAEIARAHLVGEATMAQRISRAKRAVRGAEFRAPEPEDRDRRLAAVLQVLYLIFNEGYTATAGPELHRTDLAREAIRLTRAVRRLLPREGRVTGLLALMVLTEARTPARTGAHGELIPLDEQDRSLWDRTAIAEGTALAEEALTQGPAGDYQLQAAIAALHDEAGRAEDTDWPQILALYDHLVRRTPDPAAALGRAVAVAMVHGPRAGLAEVDALAESLPGEGSYRLDAVRAHLLERAGELQAARTAYLTAAEHTLSRPEACYLRERADRIDS
- a CDS encoding discoidin domain-containing protein, which codes for MVLILLAVGVWFALPHLSGLLGFAKEETGTPESLPPAAYRASSEAGEHPAAAAFDGFNNRYWAPEKAGDGVGEYLEADFAQPVRMMKIVVFSGTSARKDEFLTQGRPARITVELTSRDGEKSSRTLRLRDQAGQQTFNVRGSGTVRARITVDAAYGAGEDRRTALAEVEFFGRRE
- a CDS encoding MvdC/MvdD family ATP grasp protein codes for the protein MAPSPGQSTRGTKTPRVLVITYALDPTADYVLRELTDRGVPFWRTDLADFPGRSTLTAELRTEGRWGGRMGDELRGVDLSEVRSVWWRKPTSYSFPDTMSEPERRFAASQAKGAVPGVLGSLPGVLWVNRPERNADCTKPVQLAVAARAGLRVPETLITNDPAAVAPFAARCGGHIVTKVFGSIVHTEGGKRGQLCTRRVPPDQYDNPRIGLTAHLFQREITAKAYEIRVTAVAGTLFPVALHAPDGPARLDWRRDSSSLTHTPVDLPHDVVRGIHTMLGGLGLVYAALDLIVDSDGTHYLIDVNPGGQWAWIDLTRESITHALADLLEKGTL
- the cbiE gene encoding precorrin-6y C5,15-methyltransferase (decarboxylating) subunit CbiE; the encoded protein is MSTARPASVPPAHPVSVVGIGADGWAGLSAGARGALREAEVLIGGARQLDLLPPECAGARVAWPSPLRPAVPRLLAEHGERRIAVLASGDPMFYGIGRALAEELGPVGLEAGALRVLPHPSSVSYACARLGWPLEDTEVVTLVGRPAARLALSLHEGRRLLVLSADATTPATVAALLTSHGFGPSRMRVLEQLGSEAEAYADGTAESWAHAPGDRLNVIAVECRATADALRLGTVPGLPDEAYEHDGQLTKRHIRAATLATLAPAPGELLWDVGGGSGSIAIEWMRSHRTCRAVSVERDPVRAERITRNADRLGVPALHVVTGPAPAALAELDLPDAVFIGGGLTAPGLLDACWEALRPGGRLVANTVTLESEALLGERYRSYGGELTRLAVAHAVPVGGFTGWRQAMPVTQWSVRKPSASEARSHIGDGP
- a CDS encoding methyltransferase domain-containing protein — protein: MTTDPDLAQATTRRAALVQALADSGDLTDPAWRAAFERVPRHVFVPYFYDHTGRRISAHDADTRDAWFDAGHEDRALVTHRTGGAATSSSSQPSVMAIMLEALRVEDGVGMKVLEIGTGTGYNAALLTHRLGNDSVVTVDTEPDLIAAARTRLTETGYEPNVVLADGTHGHPDLAPYDRIIATCRIDSVPPAWLRQLTDGTGSDAGQILAPLGNALVRIHRTGGPLQAEGRFLPGGAYFMPIRHGTADGIPVRRPALPTGKARRTDVPVSALADNAYRFLLSIVEPHLDWQYDLDDTGKPTAARVWSPDGTIAALHPDGTVTEAGPRSLWSRLEEAYRVFTEHDGPGPERYGLTVDHEAQRVWLDGPGGPCWSLRP